In Pseudomonas fluorescens, a genomic segment contains:
- the tcuA gene encoding FAD-dependent tricarballylate dehydrogenase TcuA: MIDVLVIGGGNAALCAALMAREAGASVMLLEGAPKAWRGGNSQHTRNLRCMHDAPQDVLVDAYPEEEYWQDLLKVTGGMTDEKLARLVIRASSNCRDWMRAHGVHFQPSLSGALHVARTNAFFMGGGKALVNAYYRSAERLGVTIRYNAQVTDIELKDGTFVAAHLGEREVDGQRVPAERIQARTCVLAAGGFESNREWLREAWGQNARGEWPSDNFLIRGTRFNTGVLLRRMQQLGADFIGDPTQAHMVAIDARAPLYDGGICTRIDCVSLGVVVNRDGERFYDEGEDFWPKRYAIWGRLVAGQPGQQAYSIIDQQAVGRFMPPVFAGTTAHSLEALARQLNLPVGPFVKTIEAYNAACRVGTFDHTALDDCHTEGLTPAKTHWARPLVKPPFCAYPLKPGVTFTYLGLATDETAAVHFNGKASPNLFVAGEMMAGNVLGKGYTAGIGMAIGTAFGRIAGAQAAAAAGFMSPSFQEPHHAAV, from the coding sequence ATGATCGACGTATTAGTCATTGGCGGCGGCAATGCCGCCTTGTGCGCGGCGTTAATGGCCCGAGAGGCCGGCGCCAGCGTTATGTTGCTTGAAGGTGCGCCCAAGGCCTGGCGCGGCGGCAATTCGCAACACACCCGCAACCTGCGCTGCATGCACGACGCACCGCAGGATGTATTGGTCGACGCCTACCCCGAAGAGGAGTATTGGCAGGACCTGTTGAAGGTCACCGGCGGGATGACCGACGAAAAGCTCGCGCGCCTGGTCATCCGCGCCTCATCGAACTGCCGTGACTGGATGCGCGCCCATGGTGTGCATTTTCAGCCGTCGCTGTCCGGTGCACTGCACGTCGCGCGCACCAATGCGTTTTTCATGGGTGGCGGCAAGGCCTTGGTCAATGCGTATTACCGCAGCGCCGAGCGGTTGGGCGTGACCATCCGCTACAACGCTCAAGTGACCGACATTGAATTGAAGGATGGAACCTTCGTCGCGGCCCACTTGGGTGAACGTGAAGTGGATGGGCAACGCGTGCCCGCCGAACGTATCCAGGCCAGGACCTGCGTGCTGGCAGCGGGAGGGTTCGAATCCAACCGCGAATGGCTGCGTGAAGCGTGGGGGCAAAACGCGCGCGGCGAGTGGCCTTCGGACAATTTCCTGATTCGCGGCACGCGCTTCAATACCGGCGTACTGCTTAGGCGCATGCAGCAACTGGGCGCCGACTTTATCGGTGACCCCACCCAAGCGCACATGGTGGCCATCGACGCCCGCGCGCCCTTGTATGACGGTGGCATCTGCACCCGCATCGACTGCGTGTCGCTGGGCGTAGTGGTCAATCGCGACGGCGAACGTTTCTATGATGAAGGCGAGGATTTCTGGCCCAAGCGCTATGCGATCTGGGGTCGCCTGGTAGCGGGTCAACCCGGCCAACAAGCTTATTCGATCATCGACCAGCAGGCCGTCGGCCGTTTTATGCCGCCGGTGTTTGCTGGGACCACCGCCCACTCGCTGGAAGCGTTGGCCCGCCAATTAAACCTGCCCGTAGGGCCGTTCGTTAAAACCATCGAGGCCTACAACGCGGCCTGCCGCGTCGGCACGTTCGACCACACCGCCCTGGACGATTGCCACACCGAAGGGTTGACGCCCGCCAAAACCCATTGGGCTCGCCCCTTGGTGAAACCGCCTTTCTGCGCCTACCCGCTCAAGCCAGGCGTGACGTTCACCTATTTAGGCCTCGCGACCGACGAAACGGCCGCCGTTCACTTCAACGGCAAGGCCAGCCCGAACCTGTTTGTCGCCGGAGAAATGATGGCAGGCAACGTATTGGGCAAGGGCTATACCGCCGGTATCGGCATGGCTATTGGTACCGCATTCGGTCGCATCGCCGGTGCGCAAGCCGCCGCCGCGGCCGGCTTCATGTCCCCTTCATTCCAGGAGCCGCACCATGCAGCTGTTTGA
- a CDS encoding LysR family transcriptional regulator, producing the protein MELRQLRYFVKIVEHGSLGRAALELDVGVSALSQQIAKLESELSTRLLNRSTTGVTPTPAGMAFLHPAQLCLRQADNAILAAHRGRMSGYVTVGLPPTTATVLALPLISAMRARYPDIQLHLIEMLSGHLATQLNARQIDLAVLFQLEGGKRWSVTPLLDEKLFVICSPHLPDAPQGPRVQMADLGQLPLVMPSAQHGLRSTLMAAFERSGLTPNIIMEVDGLAVLMNAVRAGHAATIQPGAAVALKGESGLSVVEIADAHVGRRNLLATLPDDELAPAALAARRVITDVARQLVMDRQWPGASWIEDITP; encoded by the coding sequence TTGGAACTAAGACAACTGCGCTATTTCGTAAAAATTGTCGAGCACGGCAGCCTGGGGCGTGCAGCCCTTGAATTGGACGTGGGGGTATCGGCGCTGAGCCAGCAAATCGCCAAACTTGAAAGCGAACTCTCGACTCGCCTGCTGAACCGCTCGACCACCGGTGTCACACCGACCCCTGCCGGAATGGCCTTCCTGCACCCTGCCCAGTTGTGCCTGCGGCAAGCAGACAATGCGATCCTCGCCGCGCACCGTGGCCGGATGAGTGGCTACGTGACCGTTGGATTACCGCCCACGACGGCCACGGTACTTGCCCTGCCATTGATCAGTGCGATGCGGGCGCGATATCCAGATATTCAATTGCACCTGATTGAGATGCTCTCCGGGCACCTGGCCACACAGCTGAATGCCCGCCAAATCGATCTGGCCGTTCTGTTTCAACTCGAAGGCGGCAAGCGCTGGAGCGTGACGCCTTTGCTTGACGAGAAACTATTTGTCATCTGCTCGCCACACCTGCCTGATGCGCCGCAAGGCCCCCGTGTGCAAATGGCCGACCTGGGGCAACTTCCCCTGGTGATGCCCAGCGCGCAACACGGTTTGCGCTCAACGCTGATGGCGGCCTTTGAACGGTCGGGGTTGACGCCCAACATCATCATGGAAGTGGATGGCCTGGCCGTGTTGATGAACGCTGTACGCGCGGGTCACGCCGCGACCATCCAGCCCGGCGCCGCGGTGGCGCTCAAAGGTGAATCGGGGCTTTCGGTGGTGGAAATCGCCGATGCTCACGTGGGTCGACGAAACCTGTTGGCGACACTGCCGGATGATGAGCTGGCGCCCGCCGCACTGGCCGCGCGACGGGTCATCACCGACGTGGCGCGACAGCTGGTCATGGATCGGCAATGGCCCGGCGCCTCGTGGATCGAAGACATCACACCCTGA